A genomic region of Bosea sp. 124 contains the following coding sequences:
- a CDS encoding TetR/AcrR family transcriptional regulator produces the protein MSALTQREPAENRSRRLILDTAARLLRSGGYHQTTLREIAEAVGIRKASLYYHFASKEEIVEAVVNDGVRFVHEAVVAALSATEGAVPRDRLEAAIRAHLTALHGNSDYTSASIKVFTFGETPTPESVRRVRRAYEDVWRGLIAELQACGALSRERAPDVLRYLLLGAMNGSIDWFRPERFDTKSLAREFVALIAAG, from the coding sequence ATGAGCGCGCTGACGCAACGCGAACCCGCAGAAAACCGCTCGCGCCGGCTCATCCTCGACACGGCTGCGCGGCTGCTGCGCTCCGGCGGCTATCATCAGACCACTCTGCGCGAGATCGCGGAAGCCGTCGGCATCCGCAAGGCGAGCCTCTACTATCATTTCGCCTCGAAGGAGGAGATCGTCGAGGCGGTGGTCAATGACGGCGTGCGCTTCGTCCACGAGGCGGTCGTCGCCGCGCTGTCCGCCACGGAAGGCGCTGTCCCGCGCGATCGGCTGGAGGCCGCGATCCGCGCCCATCTCACCGCGCTTCATGGCAATAGTGACTACACCAGCGCCAGCATCAAGGTCTTCACCTTCGGCGAGACCCCGACGCCGGAAAGCGTGCGTCGCGTCCGGCGGGCCTATGAGGATGTTTGGCGCGGGCTCATCGCCGAGTTGCAGGCCTGCGGCGCACTGTCGCGCGAGCGGGCGCCGGACGTGCTGCGTTACCTGCTTCTGGGAGCCATGAACGGCTCCATCGACTGGTTTCGGCCCGAGCGCTTCGATACGAAGAGCCTTGCGCGGGAGTTCGTCGCGCTGATCGCCGCCGGTTGA
- a CDS encoding acyl-CoA dehydrogenase family protein, with product MSAVEKPGSGEGQRRSPYFTEEHEALRDQVRRFVEAEIKPHALQWEEDGFVPREVLRKMGALGFFGIRYPAEYGGSEMDTLATVVLAEELGRSTFSGVAITALVHTDMASVHIANAGSQVQKDKHLSDIIAGEKIVAVAVTEPDAGSDVKGIRTTARREGDHYVLNGAKMFITNGVHADLYCVAAKTDPQARPSQSVSIFLVEKGTPGFSVSRALDKHGWRSSDTAELVFEDCRIPAENLLGQEGRGFYAIMSNFQNERTVIGAMAIGEAQAAIDLTLDYVKTRKAFGAPLWEKQAIRQKLAMMASKVEAGRQLVYHAAWLDTQGFDATREVSMVKAYCGELVNEVMYACLQFHGGMGYMRESTIERMTRDARVQSIGGGATEVMLEEVAKRL from the coding sequence ATGTCGGCAGTCGAGAAACCGGGCTCGGGCGAAGGCCAGCGCCGCTCGCCCTATTTCACCGAGGAGCACGAGGCACTGCGCGACCAGGTCCGCCGCTTCGTCGAGGCCGAGATCAAGCCCCATGCGCTGCAATGGGAAGAGGACGGCTTCGTCCCGCGCGAGGTGCTGCGCAAGATGGGCGCGCTCGGCTTCTTCGGCATCCGTTATCCGGCGGAATACGGCGGCTCCGAGATGGACACGCTCGCGACCGTCGTGCTGGCCGAGGAACTCGGACGCTCGACCTTCTCCGGCGTCGCGATCACCGCGCTCGTCCACACCGATATGGCCTCGGTCCATATCGCCAATGCCGGCAGCCAGGTGCAGAAGGACAAGCACCTGTCGGATATCATTGCCGGCGAGAAGATCGTCGCGGTTGCCGTCACCGAGCCCGATGCCGGCTCGGATGTGAAGGGCATCCGCACCACGGCGCGGCGCGAGGGCGACCACTATGTCCTCAATGGCGCCAAGATGTTCATCACCAACGGCGTCCATGCCGATCTCTACTGTGTCGCCGCCAAGACCGACCCGCAGGCAAGGCCCTCGCAATCGGTCTCGATCTTTCTGGTCGAGAAAGGCACGCCCGGCTTTTCGGTCTCGCGGGCGCTCGACAAGCATGGCTGGCGCTCGTCCGACACGGCCGAGCTCGTCTTCGAGGATTGCCGCATCCCGGCCGAAAACCTGCTCGGGCAGGAGGGCCGCGGCTTCTACGCGATCATGAGCAACTTCCAGAACGAGCGCACCGTGATCGGCGCCATGGCGATCGGCGAGGCGCAGGCTGCGATCGATCTGACGCTGGATTACGTCAAGACGCGAAAGGCCTTCGGCGCGCCGCTCTGGGAGAAGCAGGCGATCCGCCAGAAGCTCGCCATGATGGCGAGCAAGGTCGAGGCCGGGCGCCAGCTCGTCTATCACGCCGCCTGGCTCGATACCCAGGGCTTCGACGCCACCCGCGAGGTCTCTATGGTCAAGGCCTATTGCGGCGAACTGGTCAACGAGGTGATGTATGCCTGCCTGCAGTTCCATGGCGGCATGGGCTACATGCGCGAGAGCACGATCGAGCGCATGACGCGCGATGCCCGCGTCCAGTCCATCGGCGGCGGCGCAACCGAGGTGATGCTGGAAGAGGTGGCGAAGCGGCTGTGA
- a CDS encoding carboxyl transferase domain-containing protein: MSETDKAVSAPPPPLSAMLATLRERHALVAAGGGARMRERHEARGKIMVRERIDLLLDPQTPFLELSPLAAWGLYGNEVPGAGIVTGIGIVQGRACMLIANDATVKGGSFFAETVRKHLRAQEIAEEHRLPCLYLVDCGGAFLPEQDRVFPDRDHFGGSFYNQCQMSAAGIPQLSIVFGGATAGGAYIPALSDEVIMVKGTGRIHLGGPPIVKAAIHEIVDGETLGGAEMHTQVSGVSDHMVLTEMEGLAKLREIVGSLGETGVLKDPPQPPAPPKLDPADLVDLVPTDLRRPYDVREVIARIVDDSAFNAFKPDYGATLVTGFAHIHGHPVGIIANNGVLFSESAVKGAHFIELCDQRQIPLLFLQNITGFMVGTEAERGGIAKHSAKLVYAVSNARVPKYTVLIGGSYGAGNYGMCGRGFRPRFLFSWPNARIATMSPEVAANVVTELRRQSLKGAADEAAIAELDAKTRAQFEEQSDPYYATARLWDDGIIEPAQTRDVLGLCLALAAGEPRDTSPRPVYRM, from the coding sequence ATGTCCGAGACTGATAAGGCCGTTTCTGCCCCCCCTCCCCCGCTCTCGGCCATGCTCGCCACATTGCGCGAGCGCCACGCGCTGGTCGCGGCCGGCGGCGGCGCCAGGATGCGCGAGCGCCATGAGGCGCGCGGCAAGATCATGGTGCGCGAGCGGATCGACCTGCTGCTCGATCCGCAGACGCCCTTCCTCGAATTGTCGCCGCTGGCCGCCTGGGGGCTCTACGGCAACGAGGTGCCGGGCGCCGGCATCGTGACCGGGATCGGCATCGTGCAGGGCCGCGCCTGCATGCTGATCGCCAACGATGCCACCGTGAAGGGCGGCTCCTTCTTCGCGGAAACAGTGAGGAAGCATCTGCGCGCGCAGGAGATCGCCGAGGAACACCGGCTGCCCTGCCTCTACCTCGTCGATTGCGGCGGCGCCTTCCTGCCCGAGCAGGATCGGGTCTTCCCCGACCGCGACCATTTCGGCGGCTCCTTCTACAACCAGTGCCAAATGTCGGCAGCCGGCATTCCACAGCTTTCGATCGTGTTCGGCGGCGCGACGGCAGGCGGGGCCTATATCCCGGCGCTGTCGGACGAGGTCATCATGGTCAAGGGCACCGGCAGGATCCATCTCGGCGGGCCGCCGATCGTGAAGGCGGCGATCCACGAGATCGTCGATGGCGAGACGCTCGGCGGCGCCGAAATGCATACCCAGGTCTCCGGCGTCTCTGACCATATGGTGCTGACGGAGATGGAGGGCTTGGCGAAGCTGCGCGAGATCGTCGGCTCGCTCGGCGAGACCGGCGTTCTGAAGGACCCGCCGCAACCGCCCGCACCGCCGAAGCTCGATCCGGCCGATCTCGTCGATCTGGTGCCGACCGATCTGCGCCGGCCCTATGACGTGCGCGAGGTCATTGCCCGGATCGTCGACGACAGTGCCTTCAACGCCTTCAAGCCTGACTATGGCGCGACGCTGGTGACGGGATTCGCCCATATCCACGGCCACCCTGTCGGGATCATCGCCAATAACGGCGTGCTGTTCTCGGAAAGTGCCGTGAAGGGCGCGCATTTCATCGAGCTCTGCGACCAGCGCCAGATCCCGCTGCTGTTCCTGCAGAACATCACCGGCTTCATGGTCGGCACCGAGGCCGAGCGCGGCGGCATCGCCAAGCATTCGGCCAAGCTGGTCTATGCCGTCTCGAATGCGCGCGTGCCGAAATACACCGTGCTGATCGGCGGCTCGTATGGCGCCGGCAATTACGGGATGTGCGGACGCGGTTTCCGGCCGCGTTTCCTGTTCTCCTGGCCCAATGCCCGCATCGCGACGATGAGCCCCGAGGTCGCGGCCAATGTCGTGACCGAGTTGCGGCGGCAGTCGCTCAAGGGAGCGGCCGACGAGGCGGCCATCGCCGAACTCGACGCGAAGACGCGCGCGCAGTTCGAGGAGCAGAGCGACCCCTATTACGCCACCGCCCGGCTCTGGGACGACGGCATCATCGAGCCCGCTCAGACGCGCGACGTTCTGGGCCTGTGCCTCGCGCTGGCGGCGGGCGAGCCGCGCGATACCTCGCCGCGCCCTGTGTACAGGATGTGA
- a CDS encoding biotin carboxylase N-terminal domain-containing protein produces the protein MFDTILIANRGEIACRIIKTCRAMGIRTVAVHSEADRDALHVRLADTAVAIGPAPARESYLRADRIIEAALRTGAQAIHPGYGFLSERLDLIAACEANGIVFIGPSASAIDAMGDKIRSKQIAREANVPGVPGYDGADQSPAVLRAEGLRIGLPVMVKASAGGGGKGIRKVESEAELDGAILAAAREAEAAFGDGRLLIEKFVTRPRHVEVQVAGDRHGNIVHLFERDCSVQRANQKLIEEAPAPNLRPETRAALHEHALRLARAIGYDNLGTVEFLVDAASEDVFFLEMNTRLQVEHPVTEAITGLDLVEWQIRIAAGEALPLAQGQIACSGHAIEARLTAERADEGFRPDTGRIALWCEPEGLRVDSGVATGSVVGTHYDSLLAKVIAHAPDRAGAVRKLAEGLDRMVVLGPGTIRPLLIDVLRAPVFAAGRATTLFLKETWPEGWQPARTADDELRAVAAALWLATANAVVAGAGPWQSLAGFRLLAPAGRPATTHLAVTTGDDKTRLQAEAHDGFLRVLGPGGAFDIALSQTAGGTGWAVQCDGLGSPAHAVHDGDGLFLRYRGFEGRIGVALAVDAAAAARGAGHDGGDTLRAAMPGTVAAIHVVEGDDVVAGQVVAVLESMKLFMELKSPASGRVARVSVKAGATVAAGEVLIAIECGDVTVS, from the coding sequence ATGTTCGACACCATCCTGATCGCCAATCGCGGCGAGATCGCCTGCCGCATCATCAAGACCTGCCGCGCGATGGGCATCCGCACCGTCGCGGTGCATTCCGAAGCCGACCGGGACGCGCTGCATGTGCGCCTCGCTGATACGGCCGTCGCCATCGGCCCGGCGCCGGCGCGCGAGAGCTATCTGCGGGCGGACCGGATCATCGAGGCCGCGCTCAGGACCGGCGCGCAGGCGATCCATCCGGGCTACGGCTTCCTGTCCGAGCGGCTCGACCTGATCGCCGCCTGCGAGGCGAACGGCATCGTTTTCATTGGGCCGTCGGCCTCGGCGATCGACGCGATGGGCGACAAGATCCGTTCCAAGCAGATCGCGCGTGAGGCGAACGTCCCCGGCGTGCCGGGCTATGACGGCGCCGATCAGTCTCCGGCGGTGCTGCGGGCGGAGGGCCTGCGCATCGGATTGCCGGTGATGGTCAAGGCTTCGGCCGGCGGCGGCGGCAAGGGTATTCGCAAGGTCGAGAGCGAAGCGGAACTCGACGGAGCGATCCTGGCCGCGGCGCGCGAGGCTGAAGCCGCCTTTGGCGACGGCCGATTGCTGATCGAAAAATTCGTGACGCGGCCGCGCCATGTCGAGGTGCAGGTGGCCGGCGACCGCCATGGCAACATCGTGCATCTGTTCGAGCGCGACTGCTCGGTGCAGCGCGCCAACCAGAAACTGATCGAGGAAGCGCCGGCGCCCAATCTCCGTCCCGAAACCCGCGCGGCCCTGCACGAGCATGCGCTGCGGCTGGCGCGGGCGATCGGATACGACAATCTCGGCACGGTCGAGTTCCTGGTCGATGCGGCGAGCGAGGACGTTTTCTTCCTCGAGATGAACACGAGGCTCCAGGTCGAGCATCCCGTGACCGAAGCGATCACCGGGCTTGACCTCGTCGAATGGCAAATCCGCATCGCGGCCGGCGAGGCACTGCCGCTGGCTCAAGGCCAGATCGCCTGCTCAGGGCACGCCATCGAGGCGCGGCTGACCGCCGAGCGGGCCGATGAGGGCTTCCGGCCCGATACCGGGCGGATCGCGCTCTGGTGCGAGCCCGAGGGCTTGCGGGTCGACAGTGGCGTCGCCACCGGCAGCGTCGTCGGCACGCATTACGACTCGCTCCTCGCCAAGGTGATCGCCCATGCGCCGGACCGCGCCGGGGCCGTGCGCAAGCTCGCGGAAGGGCTCGACCGGATGGTCGTGCTGGGGCCGGGCACGATCAGGCCGCTCCTCATCGACGTGCTGCGGGCTCCGGTCTTTGCAGCAGGCCGGGCGACGACGCTGTTCCTGAAGGAGACCTGGCCGGAGGGCTGGCAGCCGGCGCGTACGGCCGATGACGAATTGCGGGCTGTCGCTGCGGCACTCTGGCTGGCGACAGCGAATGCCGTCGTCGCAGGCGCGGGGCCGTGGCAGTCGCTAGCGGGATTCCGGCTGCTGGCGCCCGCCGGCCGCCCGGCCACGACCCATCTCGCGGTCACGACCGGAGACGACAAGACGCGCCTGCAGGCCGAGGCGCATGACGGCTTCCTGCGCGTGCTCGGCCCGGGAGGAGCCTTCGACATCGCCTTGTCGCAGACGGCGGGTGGCACGGGCTGGGCCGTGCAATGCGACGGTCTCGGCTCGCCGGCCCATGCGGTTCACGACGGCGACGGGCTGTTCCTACGCTATCGCGGCTTCGAGGGCCGGATCGGCGTGGCGCTCGCTGTCGATGCGGCGGCAGCGGCGCGCGGAGCAGGCCATGACGGCGGCGATACACTGCGGGCGGCGATGCCCGGCACCGTCGCGGCGATCCATGTCGTGGAGGGCGATGATGTCGTCGCCGGCCAGGTCGTCGCCGTGCTGGAGTCGATGAAGCTGTTCATGGAGCTGAAGAGCCCGGCCAGCGGCCGGGTCGCGCGGGTCTCGGTCAAGGCCGGCGCCACGGTCGCCGCCGGCGAGGTTCTGATCGCCATCGAATGCGGCGATGTCACGGTTTCCTGA
- a CDS encoding peptidoglycan-binding domain-containing protein, with protein MAKVIEDEFGTMFVVELGVGPKRANNRDDVTVVQYLLNLYFEHPENASARRFAGGGYAPLKVDGIIGPKTNARIKKFQEFMTSIGLFLVCDGCVDKARADMVVPGKSSCLYTIFELNSHVRYLYLDGTDIIPLRHRADFPARLVPVVNRFLPLWAQWNAA; from the coding sequence ATGGCCAAGGTGATCGAGGACGAATTTGGCACCATGTTCGTGGTCGAATTGGGTGTCGGTCCTAAGCGTGCCAACAATCGCGACGATGTGACGGTGGTTCAGTACCTGCTGAATCTCTACTTCGAGCATCCCGAGAACGCGTCGGCCCGGCGCTTTGCAGGTGGCGGCTATGCGCCCCTCAAGGTCGACGGCATCATCGGGCCCAAGACCAATGCTCGCATCAAGAAATTCCAGGAATTCATGACGAGCATCGGTCTGTTTCTGGTCTGCGACGGCTGCGTCGACAAGGCACGCGCCGATATGGTGGTGCCGGGCAAGTCGTCGTGTCTGTATACGATCTTCGAGCTGAACAGCCACGTCCGCTACCTTTACCTCGATGGCACCGACATTATTCCCCTGCGCCACCGGGCCGACTTCCCGGCCAGGCTGGTTCCGGTCGTCAATCGCTTCCTTCCGCTCTGGGCACAGTGGAATGCGGCGTAG
- a CDS encoding amidohydrolase family protein, whose translation MPITLIRNASWIVAYDAKSKGHVYLRDGDVAYDGDRVVHVGGTYKGKADSTIDGRGRMVMPGLVNIHSHPSSEAMCKGWNDELGSTKMYGTALYEFMPLFRCDAQGVKSCAQVTYSELLMSGVTTLVDMSVAWDGWLETFKASGLRAVFSPMYRSARWYTDNGHLAKYEWDEKAGEAAMAAAMKLLDQVAADDSGRLSGMVSPSQIDTCSAELIQASYAEAEARKLPFQIHAAQSIVEFHEITRRHGMTPVEWLESLDVLGPFSIIGHGIFLDHHSSVKWPQTDDMGALVETGTHVAHCPIVFQRRGIAMQSFGQYVAAGINVGIGTDTYPHHMLEELRAVCIGSRMMAEDVYDLRTSDAFNAATLGSAKALGRDDIGRLAKGAKADIVIVDVTHPMMRPLRDPVRSLIYAAGERAVTTVIVDGVTVVDNGKVLTMDYAAAAAELEEAQRRAEPKVQGLDWAKRDHLEISPLTFPTKG comes from the coding sequence ATGCCGATCACCCTCATTCGCAATGCAAGCTGGATCGTCGCCTACGACGCCAAGTCCAAGGGCCATGTCTATCTGCGCGATGGCGACGTCGCCTATGACGGCGACCGGGTCGTTCATGTCGGCGGCACCTACAAGGGCAAGGCCGACTCCACCATCGACGGGCGCGGCAGGATGGTCATGCCCGGCCTCGTCAACATCCACTCGCACCCGTCATCCGAGGCGATGTGCAAGGGCTGGAACGACGAACTCGGCAGCACCAAGATGTACGGCACGGCGCTCTACGAGTTCATGCCGCTGTTCCGCTGCGATGCGCAGGGCGTGAAATCCTGCGCGCAGGTGACCTATTCCGAGCTGCTGATGTCGGGTGTCACCACGCTGGTCGATATGTCCGTCGCCTGGGATGGCTGGCTCGAGACCTTCAAGGCTTCGGGCCTGCGGGCCGTGTTCTCGCCGATGTACCGCTCGGCGCGCTGGTACACCGATAACGGCCATCTCGCGAAATACGAATGGGACGAGAAAGCCGGCGAGGCCGCGATGGCGGCTGCCATGAAGCTGCTCGATCAGGTCGCCGCCGACGATTCCGGCCGGCTCTCGGGCATGGTCTCGCCTTCGCAGATCGACACCTGCTCGGCCGAACTGATCCAGGCGAGCTATGCCGAGGCGGAGGCGCGCAAGCTGCCCTTCCAGATCCACGCTGCCCAGAGCATCGTCGAGTTCCACGAGATCACGCGCCGTCACGGCATGACGCCGGTCGAATGGCTGGAATCGCTCGATGTGCTCGGGCCGTTCTCGATCATCGGCCACGGCATCTTCCTCGACCATCACTCCTCGGTGAAATGGCCGCAGACGGACGACATGGGCGCGCTCGTCGAGACCGGCACCCATGTCGCCCACTGCCCGATCGTGTTCCAGCGCCGCGGCATCGCGATGCAGAGCTTCGGGCAATATGTCGCCGCCGGCATCAATGTCGGCATCGGCACGGACACCTACCCGCATCACATGCTGGAGGAATTGCGCGCCGTCTGCATCGGTTCGCGCATGATGGCGGAGGATGTCTACGACCTGCGCACCTCGGACGCGTTCAACGCCGCGACGCTCGGCAGCGCGAAGGCCCTCGGCCGCGACGATATCGGCCGCCTCGCCAAGGGTGCCAAGGCCGACATCGTCATCGTCGACGTGACGCATCCGATGATGCGCCCCCTGCGCGATCCCGTCCGCAGCCTGATCTATGCCGCCGGCGAGCGTGCCGTGACGACGGTCATCGTCGACGGCGTCACGGTCGTCGATAACGGCAAGGTCCTGACCATGGACTACGCTGCGGCTGCCGCCGAACTGGAGGAGGCCCAGCGCCGCGCCGAGCCGAAGGTCCAGGGGCTCGACTGGGCCAAGCGCGACCATCTCGAGATTTCGCCGCTGACCTTCCCGACCAAGGGCTGA